The sequence TTTCAGAAACCTGTTTTGGTTCTTTAGTGCCACACTAAAGCTAAAGCTTCATATCACCAaattttcatatttaatatttaaaaagaaattaccAGATGAATGTGGAatgcaaaatgaaaataaaagctaaacACCTTAATGTAATATGTGCAAAACCAGTCAGTGTCCTTGAAAGATGAGTAGAAATGCAGAAGAACTTTGTTAAACAGCATATTTCACATGCCTCTGCGTCATCCTTGCTGcatcccccctctctcacactcacatgaCCTCAGACTACCCAGAGACAGATTTTCTACATTTCTAAAGTTGAACCCAACAACAAGCTCTTCTGGATTAACTAGCAGGTTAGCATAGAGCTAACAGGTCAGGTCTAAGCTAGCTAAATATTATCCAGGAAATGACCTCAAATGCATCCTGTACATCACTCATTAGTCTGAGTTTGGTCcgtcatcaacaacaacaacaacgaaaaCAATTTGTCCCAGTTATGAGGTGTTCACATGAGATTGTACACGCGGCTGATACGCCGATAAACACGTGTGTGAGACGTGTCCTGGAGTGCATTCCCTTTAAACGCCACAATTAAACCTtaaaactaattttttttttttttagaaaaaaatctgGGATAGAAACTACAGACTGAAGAAAGAACTAGTATTTTTAAGATAAAATCAAGAGATCATTTCAAACTGAAAAAGTGGAGAGGAAAATCTGACATGATGACGTGAAAGGAAAGATCATTTCTTATTCATCACAAAGTATAATTTGCTTTATTCAACTGAACGAATGAACAGAAATAGAATTTGTGAATTTCTTTCCTCTTACACCTCAATTTATAAGAATCCATCATTTTATCTCTTTAAAATCTGACTCCTCCACACGagcaaaaaaaatcctttttattTGCAATTTAGGAGAAAAACGCAGTAATTCTTTGCCTCGGATGCATTCCATAGCTTTTTGTTATTCACTCATGTTATAATTAACGGAGTCTTTGTTTTCCGTGTCCTGTTCCGTATCTGCTCCGTCCAGTTTCACAGGCTGTCATTGCGACGTGACTCACAACCTGCTTTGTGCTGCTGAACCACATTTCTGCCCTGCATACATCAcctgtaatgaaaaaaaaaatgtgtgtgtgtgtgtgtgtatgcacacaccCCATCCTCTGGCCAGCATATAAATGTCCCCAGCTGTAACACCGCCGTCATTTGTGAGGAACGCCTGCGAGGACACTTCTTTTAGgacagtgtgttattgagtgtgtgtgtgtgtgttacactccAAGCATCAGGATGAAGGCTGTGTTTTTGGGAATCGTGGCGGCGATCGGATTCTTCGCTCTCGGTGAGTCCGGGCAGATCTCACACactgaattttatatttttacatatttggGTAACTTTTAGAAGTAAACCAGTTAGGATTATGGATAAatgatgaacaaataaatataaatatttaactttAATAATATGGTAATAAAtccaatttttaaaatgttttcattttttttttttttagtttttaccAGCTATATCTGTCTAACTGCCAAAATTTCATGAATctacaaaagcagaataaaattaaacgttattaaatatttagttAAAAATTTGAATTTAGACCACACAAAAGGAACAATAtggatttttttccattaattttgattatttaaaatgGATCCTTTGTCCCTCCATCGAAAaggacaaagtgtgtgtgtgtgttgtgacaatGCTGTCATTATACTATTTTATACATGCACATGGATggataattaataaacaaaataaatataaagaaactaAGATGGTGTATAGGAAGAAtattttaaatctctctctctctctctctgtagcggAGTCTCTGACCTGTAACTCATGTTCAGTTGGTCTGATCGGCTTCTGCCTGAACCCCTCATCTGTTACCTGCAGCACCAACACATCTTCCTGCACCACATCAAAAGCCAGTGAgtctcaccaccatcaccaccatcatcatcaccactcaCCAGGACACACTGCTCTTACCCTGCACCTTTTCCACACCCGGACTAACACACTGATTAGTAACGTAGTGTTGAGATGGAAATCTGAAACAGTTTAAGCACTTACACGTGTAATGACATGCGTGTGTAATCTGACAGCTTGGCCTGATGGGTAAAGAACAATCAGTAAGATCAGAAAATAAACCTTAACGAACACTAGCTGAAGAGTCGATTTTACAGACGGGAACCGCATGGATGGTGCAGGaatttatatttctttgtttttaatataGAATCCAAACTAGAACGTTCAAGATATAAGCATGGGGTGTTAGAAAATCTGCGAGAAATCACCCTTTTTCGTTTTCTTGATTGTTTTTAATGCTAACTCTAGCATTAGGACATAGTATAAAGGTGGATAGTTACAGTAGATGTATAATGTCTTCTTGTTTCTCCTCCTCAGGTTTCCCCAGCATCACTGCCTTCAGTGGCTTCAGCTCTCAGGGCTGCTTGGAGTCGTCTCAGTGTAACGGCACCACCTCCGGTACCCTCCTGGGTGCCACATACACCATCAGCCGAACCTGCTGTAGCACAGACAAATGTAACCCCCTCGTGCTGAGTGGCGCCTCCTACGTTCACGTCTCCCTCACTGCAGTCCTGAGTGTCGCCCTGCTGGCCTGTATCTGGGGCCAGTCCGTCTACTGACCGCTGTAATCTGACTTGTGTTTCAATAGATATTTTGAGACTTTAATGTTTGATACAACTCTACCACTGTGTTAAAATAATCAACTTACACTATGACAGAATGATGGGTTTCTAATCtataggcaaaaaaaaacaatgggaGAAATGTCTGAGAAATGGAACAATAGAGTTCCAGTAGAGAGGACGTTGAGTAtacattcatatttttgaaTAAGAGAAATACTATGATGAAGTGAATAGATATGTTTTAAAATTCCCTTCTGAAGTATGAAAGCTGTGCTTTAAACATGATTGTACTAGTTtctttataatgttataataatgtGTACATTGGGGGGAATGTTATAAGCTATATTACCTCATTTCTACCATTTTTAATTCACATTAAAATGTGGACTGAAAACTAAGCTTGAGTCTTGGGTACtttctgaaaatgaaaatgagacCATTCTATAATAGATTGGTTTTAATGTGAAAACTCCACTGGCCACTGTCTGCTAACCTCCTGGCTGACTCACCAATTGTTAGCTGTTGGTATAAAATCTacatcttttaaataaataaactaaaaacaaaacaatctatTGGAGTAAAAGACATCTTTGGTCACAGCTCTGGCAGCATGTGTCTTCAGTGTGTTGTAGAGAACGATCCTGTCGACCTCCAGGTTGTCTAACACAAAACAATCTTCTAAGAACTGTAGCTGGTTTTCTCAGAGTTCTCGCACGCGATCAGCAGCCCATTGTGTTTCATTGTGTTGGTCTACATTTACATAATACAACATCAGGTGCTAGGAAACTCTTGTATACACAATGATTTAacctcctggctggctcgctaAAAATTAGATGTTGTTATAAAATCTACATATTTAAATCTATATGAAGGCATAATGGTGCAGCATGTAGGATTTAtcttgtgttactgtgtatatgGAGTTTCATGTGTTCTCCCTCACATGTTCACATGGATTTCCTTTGGGTTCTCTCCAGTTTCCTGGACTCAGTCTAATAATATCTAATATAAAGTGTCTAATATAACATAAATTCCCATCTTTCTCCAATATTAACAATGTTTCTGCTACCCCAGAGTCTGAGTTTACAATCAGCTTTGAtcccatttttttccacattcacTCTTGGTGAGTTTCAGGGTGTGGTCTGCATTCACAATACCCACTGTCGCAACTTCAGATGCTAACagcatttacattcatggcatttggAGGATGAAccttatctagagcaacttacaattatctcatttatatatcATGAAAGTTCTCATTTTGGAATTTCTTAATGTATTGGCTGGGAGGAATGTAACATACTCACATTCCTCCAGCTTTTACATGTGAGTGGTTACTTTCTTCCTCCACGCAACCCAAAGTCAGTgtaacacaaatacaccaaTATGTTCTTGCCCTGCTCTTTTAGTGCTTAGTGTGGTTTTCTTTaaactctgatgatgatgatgaggatgatatgctaagaagtaaaaaaaaaaaaagtcaacaattacaaaacaaaacaagtgctCGAAAGAAATTCCAATATTTGTTGATCTCAGGTCACTAAAATGCCACTGTACCATCTTCATCCGGTGCAAAACACAGCTGCTGTGCTCCTGACCAGAACCACAGGAGGAAGGCATCTCTCCTGTCTTGCCAGTTAGGTATAGAATAGAATTttgttatttgctttttttattcaactCTTCATGGCTTGGCACAGAAGTACAGTTATGGAAACaaaataagagagcactgcccaatctccagatttgaaccctattgaaaacctctggaatgtcatcaagaggaagatggatgatcacaaaccatcaagcaaagtaaagctgagctgtttgcttttttgcaaaaagagtggtacaaagttccccaacagcagtgtgaaaaactggtggagatcatggagctaaaacacatgcagatcggggttattccaccaaatactgatttcttaatgttatttagccaaagcattaacacaatctgtttacaaattatttgcattttgttttatttgagttattaaagctctgcaaatactgcatgatcttgggttattttgatgtgttgtcatttcctttaaatatacactctaaataacaatagttatatttggaatttaaactgttcatctcaccagtACATGTACCTGGAAGaacaaacataagaaactgattgtTTTGCAGTggtctattatttttttcagagctgtatatatatatatatatatatatatatatatatatatatatatatatatatatatatatatatttctgagcTCATTTGTTTCCAAAATATCTCCAGAAGATGTGAGATCATTCAATCCTTCCTCAAATTCTAGAGGTCACCAGAAGACATTCCTCATTGTAAACGTTTTTAAGACTGATATAAACTCATATTTCTTTTTCCTAAGGGTTACAGATCTTTGAGATCTGTAGAATCACGTCTTCTGTTCTTAGATTTAGCCGAGATGATGTCTAATACTTGTCTTGCAAATTTTAccctttaaatgttttttgttctggTTCAGTAAGTAGTAATAATAGTTGTAGGGTAGTAAGGGTTCAGCACAAATGTTTTCATCCAAAAATGCTACTAAAGACCACTAGaccaagaaagaaagacagaaagaaagaaagaaagaaagaaagaaagaaagaaagaaagaaagaaagaaagaaagaaagaaagaaagaaagaaagaaagaaagaaagaaagaaagaaatcgaGTTGAACTGCATTCCCTCAGCGCTCCGGTGTGTCTGATCCATCAGCTACCAGATATGGCCCGATGATTCACTGCTAAATGTCAGGAAAACAATAGTTTAACCCATGAGCAGGATTCTTCGGGTGCAATACAGAATTCTGCCCTACAACAATGTTTGTACAGAAAGGGTTTTTTTAATACGTCATGATGTGGTTCTATGTGCTATATAAACAAACATGTTGCAATCAGTTCTTGGTATGGGGTGGTTACTATAAGTCAGGATGGTTACTATACTAACACTGTAACCTGAACATTAGCCACGTGTTATGTATATGTGAAAAGTCTTTTTAAGACACGGGGCATTGTTTTAACATTCCACCTGGAGAATGTAATTCAGAGCTCTGTGAGGCATACCTGAGATTAATTCTGAATTAATCTCAAGACAATTGGCAATAGCAATAGACAACAGGGGAATAAATCACATTGTTCTCGAATGCCGTTTCATTCATGTCTCATTAGACATGGAGTTAactgatattttttaaacagaatgaGGCCATAACTGCtttctaatcattttttttatttgatgagTGTGTTCTCTATCAGCTAATACACTAtaaggccaaaagttttgggacgtctgccttaacatgaacatgaactttaatgacatgcCATTCTTGGTCCCAAAACCtgtagcaatatagtgtatgtttaagaATTTTTAAATTCCTAAATTATATACCTTATATGTAACATCAGTCTTAAATATGTGAACCCATACACAAATCTAACCAACGTACTGTAGGCACAGTGTGCTGTCCTTACCGAGAGCGAGGCCACAGAGTAATACCATTAGTATAAAACTACTTCAAGTATATCAAGCCTTTAGGCATCTTTTGATGACAGCCAGTGATTCAACTGTTTAGACATCTaggagaagttcattccaccatctAGGTACCAGAACAGAGATGAATCTTGATGCATTCCTTcgttgtaccctgagagatggtggttCCTAGAGGAGCAGTGCTAGAAGATCTGAGGGAGTGTGGTGCAGTACAGAGAGTGCATTtttggaagccagtggagggagcgTGGCAGTGGAGTGGTGTAGGAGAACTTGGGAAGATCaaaaacaagtcacacagctgcattctggatcatTTCAGAGGTCAAATGCCACTCAGAGGCAGACCTGCCAGGATTGAGTTGCAGTAGTCCGGTCTCGAAAAGACAAAGGACAAATGATAGGACACCTTAGCAGCCTTTGTGCATAAAAATGGACAAATCTTTCCGATACTGTAATGGAGATACTGACATGAGCATATCCGATTAGcaaaggaaaaggacagttgttATCTCTAGGTTGCATGTAGTTGCATGAGGTTTCTCAGAGACAGCCAAAGGGCAGTTCCAGtctgaagccagactggtttggATCCCAGAGGCTGTTCTGTGAGAGACTGTTAACTGTAAATAGTGCAAtcaaggaaaaaagaaaagtgataCTGATCTGTAGTTGCTGATGTCTGTGCGATCCAGAGCAGGTTTCTTCAGGATCCCTTGCTCTTTTGAAAGCAGCTAAAACATTACCAGATGCTATGGAGTCAGTCACTGATGACTGTGATGAAGAACAGGAGGTCTTGTGAGAAAAGATTCGAcccagtgggcaggtggtaggACTGCAGGAGAAGATGACTTTCTGGATTTCTTCTTTTGCTAAATtacaaaaaacatgacagtgacTTAGAAGAGGGACAGTAAGTGTGGGGTAGTTTAGCAGGATGTGAAGGTCCGGCAGGTCATAAAAGGTGGCAAAGTCTTAAGCACTTGGGGAGAACAGTGCAGGACGAGCCAGGGGCATATGTAGAGAAAACATGTTGTGGAGCTTACAAGGATCTTGTGCAGACATTTCCAGTTTTTCCTTGTTAGATGAAGTCACTTAGAAGAACATTTGGACAGGAGAAAGCGGTAAAAGGCAATATGGTTGCTGAGTTAGAGCCTATTGGTGGTGTATAATCTTTTCTAAAACCAAAATGAGTAGGATTCTTCCATCTCAGTAGGCATGAATGGATGAAGATTGGGGTCAGGACCCATCAAAGTCTGGCTTTTAGCCAAAAAAggatgaatttaaaataaatacctCTGTTACAAACATTGCTGATGACATGAAGACTGCTGTATTGTGTCTACACGCACTGACAGACATCCCTGATCGGCTAGTAATGAAAAGTCACCATTTCAATGgatctgttcatttgtttgtttatttttctttagatAAGTGAGTCATCTGCTATCAAAACAACTCACAACAACGGGTTCAATAGGTTCAAAACTCAAACAATAGGTTCAATAGGTTCCTGAATACAAGCACAGACATGTGGTtagccaatcagatcacagcTTGGAGCAATCTGAAACATATAGCCATGTACATGTACAATAGACCTCATGTGGTCTGTGGGTGGAATCTAGTCAAAAATCCACCAGTAAGTGGGAGAGGTGAGTCAAACAGAGTCAAGGTCACAGCAATGTCAAGTGTCTGAAGTTTTTCTTTAATAGCTTCCTTCCTTTTGTCATAGAAATATATTGCTTACATGTTAAGTGGCTCAATTGACATTCTGCTGTCAATCTGTATGTCCATCATTATTAAACTCTTGTTTAAGTGTAGGATTTGTATTTACTTTCACCACACGAGTTAATTACATACTGGCTCTGATTCACACTGATGAACAGGGAGTGTGCATACTTTAAATTCTAAAGAGTTTAATATGTACACAGTCTTTATAATAACTAGGGCTGGGCAAGTTAACGCGTTATTATCGCGTTAACTCATAAATTAATTAACGCCGACAATTATTTTATCGTGCATTAacgcagtttttattattttgtaaattattttaaaagtctgttgctcactggctctgaatacacatacagacaaaccatGGGTGATGGGAGGGGTGGGATCTTGATCCGTATTGGCTTGGGATAAACGTCATCACGCGTCTCAACCAATGAGAGCATTTGTGAAGACCATAAGACTGCTGCGACGCTCACAAGAACCGGAGAAGAAATAGAACCGGCGGATAAACAAGCATGGAGAAAGGCACCAAACTTTTACTTCGACAGTTTcattatggatggatggatggatggatggatggatggatggatagatagatagatacactatattgccaaaagtattcgctcacctgccttgactcgcatatgaacttaagtgacatcccattcctaatccatagggttcaatatgacgtcggtccaccctttgcagctataacagcttcaactcttctgggaaggctgtccacaaggtttaggagtgtgtttatgggaatttttgaccattcttccagaagcgtatttgtgaggtcacacactgatgttggacgagaaggtctggctctcagtctccgctctaattcatcccaaaggtgttctatcgggttgaggtcaggactctgtgcaggccagtcaagttcatccacaccagactctgtcatccatgtctttatggaccttgctttggtcactggtgcacagtcatgttggaagaggaaggggccagctccaaactgttcccacaaagttgggagcatggaattgtccaaaatgtcttggtatgatgaagcattcagagttcctttcacttagatagatagatagatagatagatagatagatagatagatagatagatagatagatagatagatagatagatagatagatagacaggctaCCTGTTCAATTTTGCGTATAACAGTgcgattaatcgcgattaaaaAATTTAATCATTGCCCAGCCCTAATAATAACACAATGAGTCAGCAGAACCGTGAGCTCCTCTGTTAAACAGTTGTGTGATACGTTAGCTCCGAGCGCATAGACTAAAGACTGGAAAAGGGTCGGGCgtggcaaaataaataaaaactgggaAAAATGGAGAAACATCCATTTTTACTTCACACAAGACATTGGTACATTTCTGTGCTCAGGGTAAGAGTGTGGTTTTCTGCTCAGGGTATGAGGGTGGTTTTCTGCTCAGGGTATGAGGGTGGTTTTCTGCTCAGGGTATGAGGGTGGTTTTCTGCTCAGGGTATGAGGGTGGTTTTCTGCTCAGCGTAAGAGAGTGGTTTTCTGCTTAGCATGGAGCAGGGCTCGCCATCTCGACACAGATGTGTGGCTTGCTACATTAgaacatgtaaaaaataaaagagaaaaataaaaaactaagcCGTTACCCTGCAAAGAAAGGATTAAGAGCAATTAGCGTTGCTCAAACTGAGtcatgtgtgtatagtgtagcaGGCTATTTAGCATGAGGTGGAAAAAAATCTCTGGCAACTCAACAAGATGGGTTTCTGATCAAATCCAAACCATGTGAATAAATGCTGTTCAACCAGCTTTATGTCTGTAcctgggtaaaaaaaaacacactgaatataaatattatttaataactgaataacactgaataaataataataataatatcaatagAAAGTGACAAgatgagaaaaggaaagaggaaaaggaaaaaactaaaagagagagagagacagagagagagagagagaggataaataGCCACACTGGCACGCAACCAGgagaacacacaccatgaacagtATGCCTCTGTATTATACACCACACCCTGTGAGGAACCACACCCACGTACACTctgcaataaacacacacaataaacactctgcataaacacacaaaaaacactgcataaacacacacaaaaaacactgcataaacacacaataaacactctgcataaacacacacaataaacactctgcataaacacacacaataaacactctgcataaacacacacaataaagactctgcataaacacacaataaacactctgcataaacacacaataaacactctgcataaacacacacaataaacactctgcataaacacacacaataaacactgcataaacacacaataaacactctgcataaacacacacaataaacactgcataaacacacacaataaacactgcataaacacacaataaacactctgcataaacacacacaataaacactgcataaacacacacaataaagactctgcataaacacacacaataaagactctgcataaacacacacaataaacactctgcataaacacacacaataaacactgcataaacacacacaataaacactctgcataaacacacacaataaacactctgcataaacacacacaataaacactctgcataaacacacaaaataaacactcaacaaaaacacatacaataaACACCTGTCAAAcataaacacagtaaacactcagcgtaaacacacacacagtaaacactgGGCGTAAATGTAAACATGATGCTCAGTATAAACTCtgtattaaacacaaacactcagcaTTAACACTCGCTTGGTGTTTTCAATAATGAGACTGTAAATAACTACAGCGCAGGGCATTAAAACGAGACAAAGGCGCCATctagtgtctgttctgtgtaaTATATTATAGACCTTAAACTGAACTGTGGTCTGAAGTCTGAACACGCCCTTATTATATATTCCACCATTAGCGggccactgtgggcgtgtcccagaACCACagcatataaatatacactgatcagatataacactgtgagcagttccaggtgaagtgaatcagactgagtatctcctcatcatggcacctgttagtgggggggatatattagacagcaagttaacattttgtcctcaaagttgatgttagaagcaggaaaaatggacaagcgtaaggatttgagagagtttgatgaagggccaaattgtaatggctagaccactggatcagagcatctccaaaactgcagctcttatggggtgttcccggtctgcagtggtcagtatctatcaaaagtggtccaaggaaggaacagtggtgaaccacagagccacggagcaatggaagaaggtggtctggtctgatgaatcacattttcttttacatcacgtggatggccgggtgcatgtgcgtctcttacctggggaacacgtggcaccaggatgcaccaTGGGAAGAAGGTGAGCCAGTGGAgacagtgtcctgctttggtcagtgttctgctgggaaaccttgggtcctgccctgcatgtggatgttactttgacacgtaccacctacctaagcattgttgcagaccatctacaccctttcatggaaacgctATTCcatgatggctgtggcctctttcagcaggataatgcaccgtgccacaaagcagaaatggttcaggaatagtttgatgaccacaacaaccagtttgaggtgttgactctgcctccaaattccccagacctcaatccaatccagcatctgtgggatgttctggacaaacaagtacGATCCATGGAAGCTCCACCTCACAATTTAggggacttaaaggatctgctgctaacatcttggtaccagattccacagcacaccttcagggatctagtggagtccatgcctcgatgggtcagggctgttttcgcagcaaaagggggaccaccAAAATattggttataatgttatggctgatcagtgtataatccGCTTTAATGTTTAATAGGATGACAAGGCTTCTCCACCAGGGGGCGCcattaacattacattttactgtattaaaacaattaaattacACCTGTGTCTCAAATCACGCAAATACTAgattaattagtaaaaaaaaacacgacttaaatacatttaataatttagAAATGTGTTTGTGGACTAATCACCATATCTGTAGATCAGAGGTACCTGCTCACTGAACATTATTAAGACCAGGAcaaatttaactttattttaattcaatgttaTTTGTGTTacacttttaacaacagacataaaggcaaagcaactttacataaatatatagaatcaggatataaattataaatgataaattataatGTAAATTTATGCCTAATGAGCTATacagaggtgacggtggtgaggagaAAGGATCGtcttataaacaaacacaatacactgaAAAACCTAGTTATGTGTTAGcagtatatactgtgtgtgtgtgtatacacaacCTGgccaaacaacaacaagaagtcACACACTCCAATATTTGTTTGGATCACATTATGCTTTGTTTATAGTTTTAATAAGCTTGTGCATTGTCTCAACAATTTATTTTCATCCCGAGCTGAAGTCATTTCCGGCCAAGACCTTGTACTGATGATGGAAGacggacctgggattcaaactcacaaccttctgaccagtagcccaacaccttggAATCTTGGAATATCCCCATGTGCCattaagcaagaaaaaaaatccactgatGGTATACTCCTGAGGAAGTCTTAAGACTGCATTGTCCTGTTGAAAGACCCGGTCATTACATCACAGACGAGGGCCCTCAGTCAAGAGGGATGCCCACTACATCATGTCCACATAGCCAGCCGCCGTTTGACACCCCTGCCTAACCTGAAGCTCCATTTTTCCATTGAAGGAAAAAGAACCACAGATCATGATGGAGCCTCCTCCACTGTGCCGTGTAGAAAAGATCTCCAGTGGGATCTCCTTGTCATGGCAGTAACACTGGAAGACATCAGGACCATCCaggttaatttttttcttgttttctggTTAAACTTTCTTCCACTTTTCAGTGTCCCATGTTTGATGCTCCCTTGCAAATTCCAAACAAGCAAGTTTGTGGTGTTggaagaggtgtggcctttgaagac comes from Hemibagrus wyckioides isolate EC202008001 linkage group LG14, SWU_Hwy_1.0, whole genome shotgun sequence and encodes:
- the lye gene encoding lymphocyte antigen-6, epidermis — encoded protein: MKAVFLGIVAAIGFFALAESLTCNSCSVGLIGFCLNPSSVTCSTNTSSCTTSKASFPSITAFSGFSSQGCLESSQCNGTTSGTLLGATYTISRTCCSTDKCNPLVLSGASYVHVSLTAVLSVALLACIWGQSVY